The following proteins are encoded in a genomic region of Burkholderia gladioli:
- the aroQ gene encoding type II 3-dehydroquinate dehydratase, which yields MSKPKVLVLNGPNLNLLGTRQPHIYGAETLADVEQRCVEAAAALGLEIEFRQSNAEHQLIDWLHEARTRIAGVVINPAGYTHTSVALADALAGIDKPVIEVHISNVHRREAFRHHSYVSLVAQGVICGCGTEGYVFALQRLATLLKEVAR from the coding sequence ATGTCGAAGCCAAAGGTCCTGGTGCTGAACGGACCGAACCTGAACCTGCTGGGTACCCGCCAGCCGCATATCTACGGCGCCGAGACGCTGGCCGACGTGGAGCAGCGCTGCGTCGAGGCAGCCGCCGCGCTCGGCCTGGAGATCGAGTTCCGCCAGTCGAACGCCGAGCACCAGTTGATCGACTGGCTGCACGAGGCACGCACGCGCATCGCCGGCGTGGTGATCAACCCGGCCGGCTATACGCATACCTCGGTGGCGCTGGCCGACGCGCTCGCCGGGATCGACAAGCCCGTGATCGAGGTGCATATCTCGAACGTCCATCGGCGCGAGGCGTTCCGCCACCATTCCTATGTGTCGCTGGTCGCGCAGGGCGTGATCTGCGGCTGCGGGACCGAGGGTTACGTATTCGCGCTGCAGCGGCTCGCCACCTTGTTGAAGGAGGTGGCGCGATGA
- a CDS encoding shikimate dehydrogenase, translating to MSGQSFLIGLIGQGIGGSLSPAMHEREGRLQGFNYVYRRLDLDVLGLSVDALPELLDTAERMGYDGLNITHPCKQRVIAHLDSLSDDARALGAVNTVRFADGKRSGHNTDWSGFAKSFRRGLAGVSMARVVQLGAGGAGAAVAHAALMLGAEALTIFDVEPSRAASLAAELQARFPAATVTAGSALDAAMAAATGLIHATPTGMAKHPGLPLPARLLEAKPWVADIVYFPLETELVRVARELGCRTLPGGGMAVYQAVDAFEIFTGREPDAERMFSHFESLVGR from the coding sequence ATGAGCGGCCAGTCGTTCCTGATCGGCTTGATCGGGCAGGGGATCGGCGGCTCGCTGTCGCCGGCGATGCACGAGCGCGAAGGCCGCCTGCAGGGCTTCAACTATGTATACAGGCGCCTCGATCTCGACGTGCTGGGCCTGTCGGTCGACGCGCTGCCCGAACTGCTCGATACCGCCGAGCGCATGGGCTACGACGGCCTGAACATCACCCACCCCTGCAAGCAGCGCGTGATCGCGCATCTCGACTCGCTGTCCGACGATGCGCGAGCGCTGGGCGCGGTCAACACGGTGCGCTTCGCCGACGGCAAGCGCAGCGGCCACAACACCGATTGGTCGGGCTTCGCGAAATCGTTCCGGCGCGGCCTGGCCGGCGTGTCGATGGCGCGCGTGGTGCAGCTCGGCGCCGGCGGCGCGGGTGCGGCGGTCGCCCATGCCGCGCTGATGCTCGGCGCCGAGGCGCTGACGATCTTTGACGTCGAACCCTCGCGCGCCGCATCGCTGGCCGCCGAACTGCAAGCGCGCTTCCCGGCGGCGACGGTGACGGCGGGCAGCGCGCTCGACGCGGCGATGGCCGCCGCCACCGGCCTGATCCACGCCACGCCCACCGGCATGGCCAAGCACCCGGGCCTGCCGCTGCCGGCCCGGCTGCTCGAGGCCAAGCCCTGGGTGGCCGACATCGTCTATTTCCCGCTCGAGACCGAGCTGGTGCGCGTGGCGCGCGAGCTCGGCTGCCGGACCTTGCCGGGCGGCGGGATGGCGGTCTACCAGGCGGTCGACGCGTTCGAGATCTTCACCGGTCGCGAACCCGACGCCGAACGCATGTTCTCGCACTTCGAATCACTCGTCGGACGCTGA
- a CDS encoding MFS transporter, which translates to MQQPSQPSATVVSASAAGSLRRSSARYRILALLAIGTMINYLDRTVLGVAAPGLTKELGIGAAVMGIMFSSFSWTYVIAQVPGGLFLDRFGSKITYFLSMTFWSLCTLLQGFVGGVGTLLACRLGLGLSEAPCFPTNSRVVATWFPQKERAMATGTYTVGEYIGLAFLSPVLFALMGAFGWRSLFWVVGAVGILFGLAWLRLYREPRDHPAANAAELAYIAEGGGLIDGEAKANKPGQSKFSWAMAGRLLRKRQLAGICLGQFAGNSTLVFFLTWFPTYLATERHMAWLKIGFFAVMPFIAASIGVMFGGIFSDYLLRRGKSANVARKLPIIAGLLLASTIVLANYVESNEAVIAIMSVAFFAQGMAALGWTLVSDIAPEGLLGVTGGIFNLAANLAGIITPLVVGFIVASTGSFVGALAFIGVIALIGALSYIFIVGDIKRIVL; encoded by the coding sequence ATGCAGCAACCTTCCCAACCGTCCGCTACGGTCGTTTCCGCGTCGGCCGCGGGCAGCCTGCGCCGTTCCTCGGCGCGTTACCGGATCCTCGCGCTGCTGGCGATCGGCACCATGATCAACTACCTCGATCGCACCGTGCTGGGCGTGGCGGCGCCGGGGCTGACCAAGGAGCTCGGCATCGGCGCGGCGGTGATGGGGATCATGTTCTCGTCGTTCTCCTGGACCTACGTGATCGCCCAGGTGCCGGGCGGGCTGTTCCTCGACCGTTTCGGCAGCAAGATCACCTATTTCCTGTCGATGACCTTCTGGTCGCTGTGCACGCTGCTGCAGGGTTTCGTCGGCGGCGTCGGCACCCTGCTGGCCTGCCGCCTCGGCCTGGGCCTCAGCGAGGCGCCGTGCTTCCCGACCAATAGCCGGGTGGTCGCCACCTGGTTCCCGCAGAAGGAACGCGCGATGGCCACCGGCACCTACACGGTCGGCGAATACATCGGGCTGGCCTTCCTGAGCCCGGTGCTGTTCGCGCTGATGGGGGCGTTCGGCTGGCGTTCGCTGTTCTGGGTGGTGGGCGCGGTCGGCATCCTGTTCGGCCTCGCCTGGCTGCGCCTGTATCGCGAGCCGCGCGACCATCCGGCCGCTAACGCGGCCGAGCTGGCCTATATCGCCGAGGGCGGCGGCCTGATCGACGGCGAGGCGAAGGCGAACAAGCCGGGGCAGTCGAAGTTCAGCTGGGCGATGGCCGGCAGGCTGCTGAGGAAGCGCCAACTGGCCGGCATCTGCCTGGGCCAGTTCGCCGGCAACTCGACCCTGGTGTTCTTCCTCACCTGGTTTCCGACCTATCTCGCCACGGAACGCCACATGGCCTGGCTCAAGATCGGCTTTTTCGCGGTGATGCCCTTCATCGCGGCGTCGATCGGCGTGATGTTCGGCGGCATTTTTTCCGATTACTTGCTGCGACGGGGCAAGTCGGCCAACGTGGCGCGCAAGCTGCCGATCATCGCCGGGCTGCTGCTGGCCTCGACCATCGTGCTGGCCAACTACGTAGAGAGCAACGAGGCCGTGATCGCGATCATGTCGGTGGCCTTCTTCGCACAGGGCATGGCCGCGCTGGGCTGGACCCTGGTGTCCGACATCGCGCCGGAAGGCCTGCTCGGCGTGACCGGCGGCATCTTCAACCTCGCGGCCAACCTGGCGGGCATCATCACGCCGCTGGTGGTCGGTTTCATCGTCGCCTCGACGGGCTCCTTCGTCGGCGCGCTGGCCTTCATCGGCGTGATCGCGCTGATCGGCGCGCTGTCGTACATCTTCATCGTCGGCGACATCAAGCGGATCGTGCTGTAA
- a CDS encoding 2-aminoethylphosphonate--pyruvate transaminase, protein MIPDNDPILLTPGPLTTSPATRRAMLHDWGSWDAAFNRLTQTLCEDLVRIAGGDAGYTCVPLQGSGTFAVEAALGTLVPRDGVVLVPNHGAYCARILKILGRLGIEAIELPFAEHEAASAEAIDALLAREPRITHVALVHLETSAGILNPLARIAAVCARHGKPLIVDAMSSFGALPVEVAANGIDALVSASGKCLEGVPGMGFVIVRQALLEDCAGRSPSLALDLHDQHAYLRRTGQWRFTPPTHVVAALHEALAQYREQGGLPARGARYAANCAALIEGMRALGFTPLLDAAVQAPVIVTFHAPRDPRYDFNAFYAAVRDAGFVLYPGKLTEVDTFRVGCIGAIDAGQIRRAVAAIAAVLERLGISVR, encoded by the coding sequence GTGATTCCCGACAACGACCCGATTCTTCTGACGCCCGGCCCGCTGACCACGTCGCCGGCCACGCGCCGGGCGATGCTGCACGACTGGGGCTCGTGGGACGCGGCCTTCAATCGTCTGACGCAAACGCTCTGCGAGGACCTGGTCCGGATCGCCGGCGGCGATGCGGGCTACACCTGCGTGCCCCTGCAGGGCAGCGGCACCTTCGCGGTGGAAGCGGCGCTCGGCACCCTGGTGCCGCGCGACGGGGTGGTGCTGGTGCCCAACCACGGCGCCTACTGCGCGCGGATCCTGAAGATCCTCGGCCGGCTCGGGATCGAGGCCATCGAGCTGCCGTTCGCCGAGCACGAGGCCGCCAGCGCCGAGGCGATCGACGCCCTGCTCGCCCGCGAGCCGCGCATCACGCATGTCGCGCTGGTGCACCTGGAGACCAGCGCCGGCATCCTCAATCCGCTCGCGCGGATCGCCGCGGTCTGCGCACGGCACGGCAAGCCGCTGATCGTCGACGCGATGAGCTCGTTCGGCGCGCTGCCCGTCGAGGTGGCTGCCAACGGCATCGACGCGCTGGTCTCGGCCAGCGGCAAGTGCCTGGAAGGCGTGCCGGGCATGGGTTTCGTGATCGTCAGGCAGGCGCTGCTGGAGGATTGCGCGGGCCGCTCGCCCTCGCTCGCGCTCGACCTGCACGACCAGCATGCCTACCTGCGGCGCACCGGGCAGTGGCGCTTCACGCCGCCGACGCATGTGGTCGCGGCGTTGCACGAAGCGCTCGCCCAATACCGGGAACAAGGCGGGCTGCCGGCACGCGGCGCGCGCTACGCGGCCAACTGCGCGGCCTTGATCGAAGGCATGCGCGCGCTGGGCTTCACGCCCTTGCTCGACGCCGCCGTGCAGGCACCGGTGATCGTCACCTTCCACGCGCCGCGCGATCCGCGCTACGACTTCAACGCCTTCTACGCGGCCGTGCGCGATGCCGGCTTCGTGCTCTACCCGGGCAAGCTCACCGAGGTCGACACCTTCCGCGTGGGCTGCATTGGCGCGATCGACGCCGGGCAGATCCGCCGCGCCGTCGCCGCCATCGCGGCCGTGCTCGAGCGGCTCGGGATCTCGGTACGCTGA
- the phnS gene encoding 2-aminoethylphosphonate ABC transporter substrate-binding protein: MTFQNSFGTVLRKLALAACAAGLLQGIAMPAHAAGAVVLYTADGLENLYRDVLPAFEKKEGVKVNIVTAGSGEVVNRANVEKNSPKADVLVTLPPFIQQAGQLGLLQNYQSANYANVPAIAKAADGSWATFVNNYFSFAINPDVVKNQPKTFADLLAPEYSGKIAYSNPATAGDGMAVIILTSTLMGEDAAFDYLAKLERSAKFHTKGTGYLNVLLSRNEISVANGDLQMDLDDAEHGGLSVKPVFLAAKPGDAPTTFQLPYAIGLFKGGPNTEAGKKLIDYLMSTEVQSKVPDMYGIPGRTDVPLTGKNGEAVKRAISGVKLIPVDWNAVMAKKAGWTERWKKDVIGSSGKETEVVKPK, encoded by the coding sequence ATGACATTTCAGAATTCCTTCGGCACGGTGTTGCGCAAGCTGGCGCTCGCGGCGTGCGCGGCTGGCCTGCTGCAAGGTATCGCCATGCCGGCGCACGCGGCCGGCGCGGTCGTGCTGTACACGGCCGACGGCCTCGAAAACCTCTATCGCGACGTGCTGCCGGCGTTCGAGAAGAAGGAAGGCGTGAAGGTGAACATCGTGACGGCGGGCAGCGGCGAAGTGGTGAACCGCGCCAACGTCGAGAAGAATTCGCCGAAGGCCGACGTGCTGGTGACGCTGCCGCCGTTCATCCAGCAAGCCGGCCAGCTCGGCCTGCTGCAGAACTACCAGAGCGCGAACTACGCGAACGTGCCGGCGATCGCCAAGGCGGCCGACGGTTCCTGGGCGACCTTCGTCAACAACTACTTCTCGTTCGCGATCAATCCGGACGTGGTCAAGAACCAGCCGAAGACCTTCGCCGACCTGCTCGCGCCCGAGTACAGCGGCAAGATCGCCTACTCGAACCCGGCCACGGCCGGCGACGGCATGGCCGTGATCATCCTGACCTCGACGCTGATGGGCGAGGATGCCGCCTTCGACTACCTGGCCAAGCTCGAACGCAGCGCCAAGTTCCACACCAAGGGCACGGGCTACCTGAACGTGCTGCTCTCGCGCAACGAGATCAGCGTCGCCAACGGCGATCTGCAGATGGACCTCGACGACGCCGAGCACGGCGGCCTGTCGGTCAAGCCGGTGTTCCTGGCCGCCAAGCCGGGCGATGCGCCGACCACCTTCCAGCTGCCTTACGCGATCGGCCTGTTCAAGGGCGGCCCGAACACCGAGGCCGGCAAGAAGCTGATCGACTACCTGATGTCGACCGAGGTGCAGTCGAAGGTGCCGGACATGTACGGCATCCCGGGCCGCACCGACGTGCCGCTGACGGGCAAGAACGGCGAGGCCGTGAAGCGCGCGATCTCGGGCGTCAAGCTGATCCCGGTGGACTGGAATGCCGTGATGGCCAAGAAGGCCGGCTGGACCGAGCGCTGGAAGAAGGACGTGATCGGCAGCTCCGGCAAGGAAACCGAAGTCGTCAAGCCGAAGTGA
- the phnT gene encoding 2-aminoethylphosphonate ABC transport system ATP-binding subunit PhnT codes for MPVNTASLIHPRALGAAEPRASLRAAAPGGVQIEHLSVRYGARTVLDDLSLSIGAGELLTVLGRSGCGKTTMLRFIAGFVKADGLTGTLTVAGRDLTHAPPHKRNLGLLFQNYALFPHLSVFENVAFGLRARRMSSGEIARRVADALKLVQLGDAGHVMPAQLSGGMQQRVALARALVIEPDVLLLDEPLSALDANLRASVRTELKALHERLPNLTIVCVTHDRDDALVLSDRALLMRDGRIAQIGTPQQLYDQPRDGFVARYLGAANLLPPQVVYPIGDPLHTVRDKLACVRPERFTLQPPGSGGLNGTIASVEWHGSELSVSVVLDAAADQPVLVTLQRGRGMSPERGSRVSLHCEADDVVLIDP; via the coding sequence ATGCCTGTGAATACCGCCAGCCTGATCCATCCCCGCGCGCTCGGCGCAGCAGAGCCGCGCGCGTCGCTGCGCGCGGCCGCGCCGGGCGGCGTGCAGATCGAGCACCTGAGCGTGCGCTACGGCGCACGCACCGTGCTCGACGACCTGTCGCTCTCGATCGGCGCCGGGGAACTGCTGACCGTGCTCGGCCGCAGCGGCTGCGGCAAGACCACCATGCTGCGTTTCATCGCCGGGTTCGTGAAGGCCGACGGCCTGACCGGCACGCTGACCGTGGCGGGCCGCGACCTGACCCATGCGCCGCCGCACAAGCGCAATCTCGGCCTGCTGTTCCAGAACTACGCGTTGTTCCCGCATCTGTCGGTGTTCGAGAACGTCGCCTTCGGGCTGCGCGCGCGGCGCATGTCCTCGGGCGAGATCGCCCGGCGCGTGGCCGATGCGCTGAAGCTGGTGCAGCTCGGCGATGCCGGACACGTGATGCCGGCCCAGCTCTCGGGCGGCATGCAGCAGCGCGTGGCGCTGGCCCGCGCGCTGGTGATCGAGCCCGACGTGCTGCTGCTCGACGAGCCGCTGTCGGCGCTCGACGCCAACCTGCGCGCCTCGGTGCGCACCGAATTGAAGGCGCTGCACGAGCGCCTGCCGAACCTGACCATCGTCTGCGTCACGCACGATCGCGACGATGCGCTGGTGCTGTCCGATCGCGCGCTGCTGATGCGCGACGGCCGCATCGCCCAGATCGGCACGCCGCAGCAGCTTTACGACCAGCCGCGCGACGGCTTCGTGGCGCGTTACCTGGGCGCCGCGAACCTGCTGCCCCCGCAGGTCGTCTATCCGATCGGCGATCCGCTGCACACCGTGCGCGACAAGCTCGCCTGCGTGCGCCCCGAGCGCTTCACGCTGCAGCCGCCCGGCAGCGGCGGCCTGAACGGCACCATCGCCTCGGTCGAGTGGCATGGCTCGGAGTTGTCCGTGTCGGTGGTGCTCGACGCGGCGGCCGACCAGCCGGTGCTGGTCACCCTGCAGCGCGGCCGCGGCATGAGCCCGGAGCGCGGCTCGCGCGTTTCCCTGCATTGCGAGGCGGATGATGTCGTCCTTATCGACCCCTGA
- the phnU gene encoding 2-aminoethylphosphonate ABC transporter permease subunit, with amino-acid sequence MSSLSTPELELDRAAAARRDASTAAHAQAARRARRNGRLHLLVLVVVVLGPLVLYPLARLLLLSVTGDHGFTLAAYGGFFGNPDTRGVLGTTLWVLCVSAGTASVLGVLLAALLFFRPFPGASLITRFLELYVAFPSFLVAFTLIFLYGSQGSIGIALQRLFHLDAPPLDFLFGIGGVILAQTVFYTPFVVRPTLASFATLDMRLVEAARSLGANGWMLARRVILPIAWPGIAAGTILCFLLTLNEFGILLVLGSARLVTLPVAIYTSASVDLNLPSAAAGAVVMLAMSLTLYALYRRMNRRAMGGGQHVR; translated from the coding sequence ATGTCGTCCTTATCGACCCCTGAGCTCGAGCTCGATCGCGCTGCCGCCGCGCGCCGCGATGCCTCCACCGCCGCGCACGCGCAGGCGGCGCGACGGGCCCGGCGCAATGGGCGCCTGCATCTGCTGGTGCTGGTGGTGGTCGTGCTCGGGCCGCTGGTGCTCTATCCGCTGGCGCGCCTGCTGCTGCTGAGCGTGACGGGCGATCACGGCTTCACGCTCGCCGCCTATGGCGGCTTCTTCGGCAATCCCGATACGCGCGGCGTGCTCGGCACCACGCTGTGGGTACTCTGCGTGAGCGCGGGGACGGCCTCGGTGCTCGGCGTGCTGCTGGCGGCGCTGCTGTTTTTCCGGCCGTTTCCGGGCGCCTCGCTGATTACGCGTTTTCTCGAGCTCTACGTGGCCTTTCCGTCGTTCCTGGTCGCCTTCACGCTGATCTTTCTTTACGGTTCGCAAGGTTCGATCGGCATCGCGCTGCAGCGCCTGTTCCATCTCGATGCGCCGCCGCTCGACTTCCTGTTCGGCATCGGCGGCGTGATCCTGGCGCAGACGGTGTTCTATACGCCCTTCGTGGTGAGGCCCACGCTGGCTTCGTTCGCGACGCTCGACATGCGGCTGGTCGAGGCAGCGCGCAGCCTCGGCGCGAACGGCTGGATGCTGGCGCGCCGCGTGATCCTGCCGATCGCCTGGCCCGGCATCGCGGCCGGCACGATCCTGTGTTTCCTGCTGACCCTGAACGAGTTCGGGATCCTGCTGGTGCTCGGCAGCGCGCGCCTGGTCACCTTGCCGGTTGCGATCTATACCAGTGCCTCGGTCGATCTCAACCTGCCGAGCGCGGCGGCCGGCGCCGTCGTGATGCTCGCGATGTCGCTCACGCTTTACGCGCTTTACCGCCGGATGAATCGCCGCGCGATGGGAGGAGGGCAGCATGTCCGCTGA
- the phnV gene encoding 2-aminoethylphosphonate ABC transport system, membrane component PhnV, which produces MSAEFGLGGSPVARAEPGWSDTLLKHASRVALGLAAFACFWLFVLPVVVVALSSVATRWSGTILPSGYSLRWFERLGQPEFDALATSLEIGFGVAVIGTVLGLWLALALEGRARGRLGALVDALVMLPNGVPSVVLGLAVLIAYHQKPVDLSSSAAIVVLVQLALILPFCYRCAAAALRPELTILREAAASLGAPPSMVLRRVLLPQLVPALRASLALGFALSLGELGATMTVYPPGFATVPIVVIGQVERGYYLPASALSLLMLVASLAALMLIAARVPRLRRQ; this is translated from the coding sequence ATGTCCGCTGAATTTGGTCTGGGCGGCTCGCCGGTGGCGCGTGCCGAACCCGGCTGGTCCGATACGCTGCTCAAGCATGCTTCGCGCGTCGCGCTCGGACTGGCCGCATTCGCCTGCTTCTGGCTGTTCGTGCTGCCGGTGGTGGTGGTCGCGCTGTCGAGTGTGGCCACGCGCTGGTCGGGCACCATCCTGCCGTCCGGCTACAGCCTGCGCTGGTTCGAGCGGCTCGGCCAGCCGGAATTCGATGCGCTCGCAACCAGTCTCGAGATCGGTTTCGGCGTTGCCGTGATCGGCACCGTGCTGGGGCTGTGGCTCGCGCTGGCGCTCGAGGGACGTGCGCGGGGGCGGCTCGGGGCCCTGGTCGACGCGCTGGTGATGCTGCCGAACGGCGTGCCGAGCGTGGTGCTGGGGCTGGCCGTGCTGATCGCCTATCACCAGAAGCCCGTCGACCTGTCGAGCTCGGCGGCCATCGTGGTGCTGGTGCAGCTCGCGCTGATCCTGCCGTTCTGCTATCGCTGCGCGGCCGCCGCGCTGCGGCCCGAGCTGACCATCCTGCGCGAGGCCGCGGCCAGCCTCGGGGCGCCGCCGTCGATGGTGCTGCGCCGGGTGCTGCTGCCGCAACTGGTGCCGGCGTTGCGCGCCAGCCTCGCGCTCGGCTTCGCGCTCTCGCTCGGCGAGCTGGGCGCGACCATGACCGTCTATCCGCCGGGCTTCGCCACCGTGCCGATCGTGGTGATCGGCCAGGTCGAGCGCGGTTATTACCTACCGGCTTCGGCGCTGTCGCTGCTGATGCTGGTGGCCTCGCTGGCGGCGTTGATGCTGATCGCCGCGCGCGTGCCGCGACTGCGGCGCCAGTAG
- the phnA gene encoding phosphonoacetate hydrolase, which produces MLKPTHETIDVNGRRYRLPVAPTAVVCLGGSSPDYLDAALSAGVTPFIARMMREGASFGADGVVPALTHANQVSIACGVPPSLHGICGNTVRDPLAFGGEGADIALHGAADVRAETVLAAAARAGARVAVVTAKDKLRRLLGAGLKGIRFSAEKAAQASLAENGIADALDLVGLPSPYVYSPALSEFVMAAGVRLARMRNVDLMYLATHDYVQRKWAPGSVEANAFHAMVDRYLAQLDALGWVIGLTADHGMSAKHDARTGKPQVAYLQDALDAWLDFPSTRVVLPIADPHVVHHGALGSFATIHLPPDLDADDVVALLRGLDGVALAMGRNEAAACFELPADRIGEVVVIARDDFVLGRREREHDLSALTVPLRSHGGFGEQAVPLLFNRRIASIDASRRWRNFDVFDLALNHAVRGDDFAFERALRVPERAMHAG; this is translated from the coding sequence ATGCTGAAGCCGACTCACGAAACGATCGACGTCAACGGACGTCGTTATCGTCTACCCGTCGCGCCGACCGCTGTCGTTTGCCTCGGCGGCAGTTCGCCCGATTATCTCGACGCCGCGCTGAGCGCCGGCGTTACGCCCTTCATCGCGCGCATGATGCGCGAAGGGGCGTCGTTCGGCGCCGACGGTGTGGTGCCGGCGCTGACGCATGCCAACCAGGTTTCGATCGCCTGTGGCGTGCCGCCGTCGCTGCATGGAATCTGCGGCAATACCGTGCGCGATCCGCTGGCGTTCGGCGGCGAGGGTGCCGATATCGCCCTGCATGGCGCCGCCGACGTGCGTGCCGAAACCGTGCTCGCCGCGGCGGCTCGCGCCGGCGCGCGGGTTGCGGTGGTGACGGCCAAGGACAAGCTGCGTCGGCTGCTCGGCGCGGGGCTGAAGGGCATCCGCTTCTCGGCGGAGAAGGCGGCGCAGGCTTCGCTGGCCGAGAACGGCATCGCCGATGCGCTCGACCTGGTCGGCCTGCCTTCGCCCTATGTCTATAGTCCGGCGCTGTCCGAATTCGTGATGGCTGCCGGTGTGCGGCTTGCCAGGATGCGCAATGTCGACCTGATGTACCTGGCCACGCATGATTACGTGCAGCGCAAATGGGCGCCCGGCAGCGTCGAGGCCAATGCGTTCCATGCGATGGTCGATCGGTATCTCGCCCAGCTCGATGCGCTGGGCTGGGTGATCGGCCTGACCGCCGATCACGGCATGAGCGCCAAGCACGATGCGCGCACGGGCAAACCTCAGGTCGCGTACTTGCAGGATGCGCTCGATGCCTGGCTCGACTTTCCGTCGACGCGCGTGGTGTTGCCGATCGCCGATCCGCATGTGGTGCATCACGGCGCGCTGGGTTCGTTCGCGACGATCCACCTTCCGCCCGATCTCGATGCGGACGATGTGGTCGCGCTGTTGCGAGGGCTGGACGGCGTTGCCCTGGCGATGGGCCGGAATGAGGCGGCGGCCTGTTTCGAATTGCCGGCCGACCGGATCGGCGAGGTGGTGGTGATTGCGCGCGATGACTTCGTGCTGGGGCGGCGTGAGCGTGAGCACGATCTCTCGGCGTTGACCGTGCCGCTGCGTTCGCATGGCGGCTTCGGCGAGCAGGCGGTGCCGCTGCTGTTCAACCGCCGGATCGCCTCGATCGACGCCAGCCGGCGCTGGCGCAACTTCGACGTGTTCGACCTCGCGCTCAATCACGCGGTGCGCGGCGACGATTTCGCCTTCGAGCGCGCGCTGCGGGTGCCGGAGCGGGCGATGCATGCGGGCTGA
- a CDS encoding phosphonate degradation HD-domain oxygenase: MALTLDDIRTLFEHKGGTAYSGEPVTQLEHALQSAQLAEDEHAGDALVTAALLHDLGHLLNEQGETPTARGIDDLHQYYALPFLRSLFPDAVLEPIRLHVDAKRCLCAIEPGYARALSEDSVRSLALQGGIYSEADARAFMQRPYAEDAVRLRRWDDGAKRAGGVTKSLDHFMTIASRVAHDVSR, encoded by the coding sequence GTGGCATTGACGCTGGACGATATCCGCACGCTGTTCGAGCACAAGGGTGGCACTGCCTATAGCGGCGAGCCGGTGACGCAGCTCGAGCATGCCTTGCAGAGCGCGCAACTCGCGGAGGACGAGCACGCAGGCGATGCGCTGGTCACGGCCGCGCTGCTGCACGATCTCGGACATCTGTTGAACGAGCAGGGCGAGACGCCGACGGCGCGTGGTATCGACGATCTGCATCAGTATTACGCGCTGCCGTTTCTGCGCAGCCTGTTCCCGGATGCGGTGCTGGAGCCGATTCGCCTGCATGTGGATGCGAAGCGCTGTCTGTGCGCGATCGAGCCGGGCTACGCGCGGGCGCTGTCCGAGGATTCGGTGCGCAGCCTGGCGCTGCAGGGCGGTATATATAGTGAGGCGGATGCCCGGGCCTTCATGCAGCGTCCTTACGCCGAGGATGCGGTTCGGCTGCGTCGCTGGGACGACGGTGCGAAGCGGGCTGGCGGCGTCACGAAATCTCTCGATCACTTCATGACGATTGCGTCGCGCGTGGCGCACGACGTGTCGCGATAG
- a CDS encoding DUF3717 domain-containing protein: MTATSSDKTTQPISIVRIESAINAWREIHLPAEIDEDYALDSASSCLAEVYGSMIFHGESSVELELLTQDQRDALLATEV, encoded by the coding sequence ATGACTGCAACTTCCAGCGATAAGACGACCCAGCCGATTTCCATCGTAAGGATCGAATCCGCGATCAATGCATGGCGTGAAATTCATCTGCCCGCCGAGATCGACGAGGACTACGCGCTCGACAGCGCGAGCAGTTGTCTCGCTGAGGTATATGGTTCGATGATTTTCCATGGCGAATCGAGCGTCGAACTCGAGCTGCTGACACAGGACCAGCGCGACGCGCTGCTGGCGACCGAGGTCTGA